The segment ATTGCGCGACGTGGCTAGCATGGACGTGGCGAGCGGGCCGACCAAGATTCAGCGCAACGACCGGCAGCGCCAGATCGGCGTGCTCGCCCAGCTTCAGCCTGGCTACTCGCCCGGAAACATGGCTGTGCAAGTACGCGAAGAGCTCAGCAAGGCCAACGTCGTTCCGCCCGGGATCGCCCTAGGCTGGGAAGGCGAGAACAAGGTCATGGCCGACGAGAGCGGCTATATGGGCGCGGCGCTCATGCTCGCCTTCATCTTGGTCTACCTGCTGATGGCCGCTCTGTTCGAAAACATGCTCACCCCCCTCGTCATCATGTTCAGCCAGCCTCAGGCGCTGGTCGGCGCCCTGCTCGCGCTGATCATCACCGGCGTTGGTATGAATATCGTCGCCATGATCGGCATCATCATGCTGGTCGGCTTGGTGGGCAAGAACGCTATTCTGCTGGTCGATTACACCGGCACGCTAAGGGCGCGAGGCCTGCCCAGGCGCGAAGCCCTGTTGGAAGCCGGTCCGACGCGATTGAGACCGATCATGATGACCACTATCGCAATGGTTTTGGGCATGATGCCGATCGCGCTGGCGCTAGGACGCGGCTCGGAGTTCCGCGCGCCGCTCGGGATCGCCGTCATTGGCGGCCTGATCGTCTCGACCCTGCTGACGCTCGTTGTCATCCCGGCGACCTATACCATCCTGGACGACTTTAGCCAGTGGACAACGAGGCTGAAGAATCGCGCGCTGGGACGCACGAACGGGGAAGTCTCCTACGAATCGCTCGACGCGATCGATGAGGGGATCAAGTCGCGCGAGTAGCGGAGAAGCCTAGGCGCCTTAGATTATCCAGGGCTCGCTTCGTACTCAGAATTGTGCTACAAATCGAGAGATTCCCGTTCAGCTATAGGAAAGACCATCGGGAGGGCGAGCGTCCCCGCGAGCCGTTGTGTCGGACTCGCAAGTCTGGTCCTTGGCTCGTGGGGACGCTCGCCCTCCCAATAGCAGGCAAGTCCGATCAAGCAACTTACAGCGCAGAGGGCCGGTTTAGACGGTCGAGGGGCTCGCGTCGAAGAGTCTTCGAGCCTCGAGCCGCGGTGCGTGCAGGAACTTGAGACCCATATAATTTTGGCCTTTGTCGTCGACGCCTTGGTGAGTGATCTCGCCCGTTGCGACGACGGGAATGTCTTCTGCGAAGAGGCAATACTTGACGACGAGGCAGGCGCCGGCTTCGTAGGCATTGGGCGAGACGATTTTCATCCCGCCGTGGCTAATGTCGTGGATTTCGCCGTCGAGCCAGCCGCCCTCTTGTTGGTCCAAGTCTCGAAATGTACAGGCCACTCGGCAGGGTTGGCGGTTGCCGCGTCTGCGCTGTTGCCGCGTCATGACGGTTGAGGCCTGGACCACCAACAGGTCGTCCGAAACGCGCTTGATCAGGGTATCGACGGTATGCCGCCCTGCCGCGGTTGAAACGGTCATCTGCACCTTCTCGCCGATCGGAAAGAGGCTGGCGGCTCTGGGCAGCGAACCGATTTGGATGTGAATGCCGGCGTCATCATAGGCAACGATTTTTCCTCTGACAGATACTCCCGTTCTGATTGCCTTCACCCTCGCACTGTGCGCTGCCGCCATGTTCCGCCTCCGCTTGTTAGTTTCTTTGTTCCACATCCGAGGCGGAGATGTCTAATAGGCGAAGGTATAATTTCCGTTCTCAAAATGGAACCCTACGAGCCAGGAATCATTGAGCCGGCGCGCCAGAAACTGTGGCAAGACGCCTATCGGGCAGAGATCGAGCCCGGGCGTCCAAAGCGATATGTGCTCGAGTTCTTTCCTTATCCTTCCGGTCACGGATTGAGCGTGGGGCATTGTCGGAACTATGCGACGACCGACGCTTTGGCACGATTTTTGAGAATGTGCGGTTACAACGTGTTGCATCCGATGGGCTGGGACGCCTTTGGCCAGCCTGCGGAGATGGAGGCGATCAAGAAGGGCTCGCATCCGAAGAAGACCGTGCCGACCTACGTGGCGGAGTACAAGCGTCAGCTGGACTTGATCGGGATGTCGTACGACTGGAGCCGCGAGATCAACAGTTCGGCGCCGGAGTATTATCGCTGGACGCAGTGGATATTTTTGCAGTTGTACCGTCGGGGTTTAGCGTACCGCGCCAACGCGCCGGTCAACTGGTGTCCTAACTGTCGGATCGTGCTGGCCAACGAAGAGGTTGAGGGCGGGCTGTGCTGGCGCTGCGA is part of the Armatimonadota bacterium genome and harbors:
- a CDS encoding PilZ domain-containing protein, with the protein product MAAAHSARVKAIRTGVSVRGKIVAYDDAGIHIQIGSLPRAASLFPIGEKVQMTVSTAAGRHTVDTLIKRVSDDLLVVQASTVMTRQQRRRGNRQPCRVACTFRDLDQQEGGWLDGEIHDISHGGMKIVSPNAYEAGACLVVKYCLFAEDIPVVATGEITHQGVDDKGQNYMGLKFLHAPRLEARRLFDASPSTV